Genomic DNA from Hymenobacter jejuensis:
TAGCTGCCGCTCCGGCTCTGGCCCAGCAGCAGGCGCAGTACAGCCAGTACATGAATAACAACTACATCCTAAACCCGGGCGCCACCGGCGTGGAGGATTACATCGACGTTAAGTTCAGCTACCGGACGCAGTGGACGGGCCTGGAAGGGGCGCCCAAAACCTACTACGCCAGCATCAGCTCCTCGCTCGGCAAGTGGCGCACCACCAGCAAGCGCACCCTCCGCGACCGGCGCCGGCCGTTTCACGCGTTGGGGGCCCTGGTGTACAACGACGTCACCGGGCCCACGAGCCGCAAGGGTGCTTACGTTTCTTACGCCTACAACATGGTTCTGAGGCCCAACCTCCGAGCGGCGCTGGGCGTGTCGGCGGGCATGCAGCAGTTTGCTGTTGATGGGCAGATGCTGCACTTCTTCGACCCCACTACTCAGGCGGCCAGCTCTGCCTCGCGGGTGCTGGATGGGTCAGTGGGCTTGTGGGTGTACAGCTCCGATTTCTACGTGGGCGTGTCGGGTGCGCAATTGCTGGCCAACAAGCTCGACTTCTCTTACGGGAGCCCCAACGGAGTGGATGCGGGCGAAAACTCCCTGAAACGGCACTACTTCGCTACGGCCGGCGTGCGGGTGCCGCTCAGCAAAGACTGGTCGCTGGTGCCGTCGGTGCTGGTTAAGGCTGTAAACCCGGCCCCGCTCTCTGTCGACCTCAACGCCAAGCTCAAGTACCAGGACCTGCTGTGGGCCGGCGTGTCGTGGCGCGCCTTCGACTCGGTTGTGGCGATGGTGGGCTTCAGCTACGAGCAGCTTACGCTAGGCTATTCCTACGATGCCGGCATCTCTGGGCTGTCCGGCTACCACGGCGGCAGCCACGAAGTACTGCTGGGTTTAAGGCTTAAGAAAAAGGCGCAAGTCGTGTGCACCAACCGGTTCTGGTAGGCTTTACGCTTGCCAAATCTCCATCCTTACAACCATTTGACAATCAAAATGTTATAAAGCACATGTTCCGCTATTGAGTCAATACGCCAGACAGGGTTCAAACCGTATGCTTACTGTGCTGCTACTAGTGAGACCCAAGAAGCGCAGTGCTTTGCTCGATTCTGGCAAAGCGCTGCGCTTCTGTCTTTAGTAAAGGATTGCAAGCACCAAGAACATCAGTCAATCTGGGCTGCAATGTTTCCTAAGAATGCTGTAGAGGAGCACGTACGTCTTGCTACCCTAATCACTGTCTACTTTTCTCAACCTAGCAGGACCGCCCACCTTACTTTTTTGCCGCCTACGCCGGCCATCCCGGTATGGGAGCTGCTTTATTGACGAAATAATGTTATATTATTTATTGATAACATCCTAAATTAGGCAGCTACATTTCGATCAACACCCATCCTTTCGCAGGTTCTGGTCATGGAAAACGCACGGTTGATCTCCCGGTTTGCTCTTATTTCCTTGGCCCTGCTGAGCTGGACCTGCAAAGAGAAAAAGGCCACCCCCTCTCAGGAAGCAATTTCTAGCCTACACCTGAAAGCAGGACCGCAAATTACCTGCGGCCCCGCAGACCAGCAGTTCGGCACCCTCAACTTCGCGACATCCTGCCCCTCGGAAACGCAAGCCGACTTCAACTTAGCCCTCAAGCTGTTGCATTCCTTTGAGTATGAGGAAGCGGAGAAAGTGTTCGCCCAGATCATACATGCGCGCCCGGATTGCGCCATGGCGTATTGGGGCGTGGCCATGAGCAATTTTCACCCCTTGTGGTCGCCCCCTTCCGAAGCCGAATTGCAAAAGGGGGCCAAAGCGATTGCGCTGGCCCAAAGCCTCCCCCGTAAGTCCCCGAAGGAAGCGGCGTATCTGGAGGCAATCGGTGCTTTTTACCAGGGGTGGAATACGGAAAGCCATGCTGCCCGGTGTCTTGCTTTTGAAAAAGCCATGGAGCAGCTATCGGCCCGCTTCCCCGACGACCAAGAAGCCGCCATCTTGCACGCGCTGGCGCTCACCGCCGCCGCCGACCCGTCGGACACCACTTTTACCAAGCAGAAGAAAGCGGGCGCCATTCTGACGGCGCTCTACCCCAAGGCGCCCAACCACCCCGGCATCATTCACTACCTCATTCATGCCTACGACAGTCCGGCGCTAGCCAAACTAGCATTGCCTGCGGCCCGAAAATATGCGGCGGTCGCCCCTTCCTCCGCCCATGCGCTGCACATGCCTTCGCACATCTTCACGCGGCTGGGCCTGTGGGATGAATGCCTCAAGTCCAATCTGGAGTCGGTTGCTTCGGCGCAGTGCTATGCGGAGGCGACTGGCATCAAAGGACATTGGGACGAGGAGTTGCACGGCATGGACTACCTCATGTATGCCTATTTGCAAAAAGGCGACAACGCGCTCGCCAAACGGCAGTGGGATTACCTCAATACCATTCGCGAGGTTCACCCCGCCAACTTTAAAGTGGCCT
This window encodes:
- a CDS encoding PorP/SprF family type IX secretion system membrane protein translates to MKRSLILLLLPLLLAAAPALAQQQAQYSQYMNNNYILNPGATGVEDYIDVKFSYRTQWTGLEGAPKTYYASISSSLGKWRTTSKRTLRDRRRPFHALGALVYNDVTGPTSRKGAYVSYAYNMVLRPNLRAALGVSAGMQQFAVDGQMLHFFDPTTQAASSASRVLDGSVGLWVYSSDFYVGVSGAQLLANKLDFSYGSPNGVDAGENSLKRHYFATAGVRVPLSKDWSLVPSVLVKAVNPAPLSVDLNAKLKYQDLLWAGVSWRAFDSVVAMVGFSYEQLTLGYSYDAGISGLSGYHGGSHEVLLGLRLKKKAQVVCTNRFW
- a CDS encoding tetratricopeptide repeat protein — its product is MENARLISRFALISLALLSWTCKEKKATPSQEAISSLHLKAGPQITCGPADQQFGTLNFATSCPSETQADFNLALKLLHSFEYEEAEKVFAQIIHARPDCAMAYWGVAMSNFHPLWSPPSEAELQKGAKAIALAQSLPRKSPKEAAYLEAIGAFYQGWNTESHAARCLAFEKAMEQLSARFPDDQEAAILHALALTAAADPSDTTFTKQKKAGAILTALYPKAPNHPGIIHYLIHAYDSPALAKLALPAARKYAAVAPSSAHALHMPSHIFTRLGLWDECLKSNLESVASAQCYAEATGIKGHWDEELHGMDYLMYAYLQKGDNALAKRQWDYLNTIREVHPANFKVAYAFAAIPSRYVLENKQWREAAALPSPQANFNWEEFPWQNAIVHFTRLLGDVHTDQLQAANTELQELKRLQARLTQQKDTYKAQQVQIQITTGEAWIRLKEGRQNDAVRLMTLAANLEDHTEKHPVTPGEVLPARELLGDMLMQVQQPTQALVAYEASLKRHPNRLNSLYGAGSAAEKAGEQGKASSYFRQLLAVAPLGSSPRPELTAARLYVRAQQ